CACGCTTAGGATCTGTATTTACaaactgcttcttcaatattggaTCGTAGAATGtgtttccaacaattccatGGTCAGCTGGATCAAGTCCCGTAACCAAAGTCCAATGGTTTGGGAATGTAGATGATGGAAAAGATGGGATCATGAAAGGCGCACCGTGTCCATCCATGAGTAGAGTATGCATTGTAGGGGTAATTTTTGGATTTATATAGTGAGGGTGAAATCCGTCTAATGATATGACgagagttgttggatgaaAGTCATGTGTTGAATTACTGATAATTCTTTTATTGTATGAGTTAACATAAACATTTTTGTGATTACGACCAATGAGATGAAAAATGACAGCTATCAAGCTTGCCAACAATACAGACCCTAATACCGTTGTCACTTTGAGTTTATTACTCAATAGTTTGATCTGGTAATCTCTGATATCAAATGTGCGATATTGTTGATCGTCGTCGTTGTCTTGAGAGTCAATTTCGAAATCTTCACTCTCAGTGTTTTCTCGATTCAACATCTCATATGAATTTCCTCCTATTTTCGATCTAGACTTGAAAAATCCCGCTATTTTCAGGATGAAATTTTTGGACGAACTGTCTTCGAATTCGTAGTCTAAGTTATCTAAAAAGTCGTGGTTATCGTCCGTTCTAACTACCTTCGTTTGATTCGTTTGTTCCTGAAATAGAACATCGTCATCGGGATCATCAATATCGGTCACGGGAACATCCACAGCAAAAGGCTGGGGGTGCGACGAATAGTTGACGGACATTTTCTGATGTTTCTATTAAATTCTACAAGTAGTTGTTGGTTTTTGCGGTTTGAGTAGGAAGAGTAAAGAAATACGAAGAATGTACATACCTAGCAGTGTAACCCTTACAGTAATAtaggaaaaggaaaaagacTGCACGTTGAGCAAAAAGTGAAAAGCGGAGATAACCCGATTCGGAAATACCGAAAGATATGAGTTACGCCAAAACCTGAACTTATTACAACTGTATATCAACTTGTATATACCTAACCTTTAAACTTAATACTTTAACATAATCtagagaattgaaaacaaTAATGCGAGTCTTTTGGAACTATACTTATCTCTATTGTCACTAGGGGACATTTAGAAAACGTCACCTTGGTCGAACATGGCGTCGGCAACCTTGATGAAACCAGCAATGTTGGCACCCTTCAATAAGGATGGCAAGCCAGCAGCGTTCTTTTCAGCAGAGTACTTAACAGCAGTTTCATAACAGTTTTCGAAACAAGTGTACAtgatgttcttcaactttgcgtcaacttcttcagcagtcCATTGGACTCTTTGTGAGTTTTGGGCCATTTCCAAACCAGAGACGGCAACACCACCACAGTTAGCAGCCTTACCTGGAGCGTACCAGACgttgttgtttctgttggCTTCGAAGATGTCAATGGCTTCCTTGGTGGAACCCATGTTTGAACCTTCAGCGACATATTTGACACCAGCCTCGATCAAAGCTTGAGCTTCTTCACCAGAGACTTCATTCTGAGTGGCAGAGGGCAAAGCAATGTCGACCTGGCCAACCTTGGCCCATGGTCTCACACCAGCCAAGTACTCAACGGAGTTGGAGCCGGAGAAAGCAGAAGCAGAGTCCacgatgatttcttctaaagacttgaacttcaacttggcgGCACCAATGGCAGCGATTTGTTCTTGCGTGATACCGGTTTGGGAAATGATGGAGCCCTTAGAATCAGATAAGGAAACAACTGTACCACCCAATTCAATGACCTTGAGAGCAGCGTATTGTGCGACAttaccagaaccagaaataGCAACTCTCTTACCCTTGAAGGATTCTTTACCTTGAGTGGCCTTTTCGATCATCTTTTCGACGTAGTAGACAACACCATAACCCGTGGCTTCTGGACGAATCAAGGAACCACCCCAGGTCAAACCCTTACCGGTCAAGATACCAGTCCAGTTGTTTTGCATTTGTTTGTAGGCACCAAAGAGGAAACCAATTTCACGGCCACCAACACCAATGTCACCAGCTGGAACATCAGTATCAGAACCGATGTATCTGGCCAATTGTCTCATGAAGGCTACacagaatcttctgatttcAGCATCGGACCTACCCTTAGGGTTGAAGTCACAACCACCTTTACCACCACCCATGGACAAGCCGGTCAAAgcatttttgaaaatttgtTCGAAAcccaagaacttcaagatcgacAAATTGACGGATGGATGGAATCTCAATCCACCTTTGTATGGACCCAAGGCGGAGTTGAATTGAACTCTAAAACCATTGTTGACTTCGATCTCACCCTTGTCGTTTTCCCAAGAGACTCTGAATTGGATGAGTCTTTCTGGGACAGAGACAACAGGGATAACCTTCTTGTACTTTGGTTGTTCGGTGAACAAGGTAGAGTCTTCAAGAGCGTGGACTAATTCGTTGTAAGCTTGTTGGAATTCAGGTTCGTGTGGCAAGACCATTTTTGACTGAGTTTAAGTATCGATAAGTatgattgaagaaaaagagaagagtgAATTTAAAAATCGTAACAGGGGAATTGATTCccaatatatatagaaaatTTTTCGATTCAATTTCTATGGCAGTTTATTACACAGCACAATTTATGGAAACAAAATTGATGAATTAAGAAAATTTCTGTTCCGGAGAAAAATCGGACATCAACATTATTCTCTACAAGCAGTTATTTTTTCATTGTTTCACATAGTTAACTCCAGAAATGTGTCCCGATGATTCAATCTAATTTCTTTTAGGgcaattttctttttcagcAAAAGAGTCACTTGAAGATTACGAGCACTGCACCTGTACCAAGCCCGTACCTTATCTCAATCTCTGGCCAATCAATCGACGATGTGAAAATTAATCAATCTTCCTGTGCAGGAGTCTAATAGCTCCATTGCTCAAGTTTGTAGTCCTTTAACGGAGGGAACACAAATGGAGAAGCATATGAGACGGACCTTTACGGTAGTATGCAAACTGTCGATTTCAACAGTGGGGGGATCTGGCAGTTACCGGGACCGCTACAAGGCAGAGGGTTGCAAGGTGGTTCCGTATACTCGTGATTTTTACCGTCGCTTGCAAAATTTTCgcttccaatttttcacttcgCATCCTACCAACTAGTTGGTAGTTGGTAGCAGCAATTGGTCTGAATCCGTATGAGATCTTTCAAGTCTCTGCAGTATGGGGTCCAATTTGGTTGTAAAATGTGGTTCTTAATAGAAGGGAGAAAAGTCGTATGGATCCCAAACGTGGTTTTTCGACGGATTATCGCATTCATAATTGCGAGATCTAACTATACCCTACGTGCCTAATGTCAGTGACACGTTACATTACAAAATTTACTGTATGCAACTAAGTAGTTCGCTCTGGCGTATTACTTCGGCCCACCGAATATTGCCGAAAGTCGGGTTTTTTTCTATAGACGAACTAAACTGCTAGGCATTTCGATTCTCCGCGACACATTCTTTATCAAGCGAATCAGAACAATTCTCGGGCTCCTGGCAAGACCAAAGTCCATGATTCCTAATTGATGCCAATTTGTGCAAGGGCGGCAACTCGACACGCGCCCCACAAACTCTCTTCATATTAGGCAGCTCTAACCCTTTGAATTGTTCATACCATCGGATTTCGTCCAGTTCGATTACGTAGTTCAATACTGTATATACCAACGAAATCGTAGATACGTTGCAAGTTTTgcaaacttcttgatcaaataTTAGAAAAACATACTGAATTGTCCTACTTTCTTGCAAAGGTTGCACCACTACCTAACTTTCCGTTTTTGCAGTAGCCGAAATTGTAATTCACTATACGAATCGTCTATAATTTGTCTTTTTGTACCATTCACTTTTGACTTTATTATCTAAAAACAGGATTGTCAATGATAAACTATATGTTCACCTACTGCACTAAACTTTACCTTACAGTCTTCCCCCACTATTGCTGTGATAGCAGTTGAAATGTTATTAATCATAGACAAGGATACCTTAGTCTTATGTGAGTGAGGGTTTAAATGCAGTACGACGTTCTTTGGAACATACTAGtaaaatttgaaaaaatcCATCTCAATACACACCCTTAACTTGACTTGAAGCATTTTCGACTTATCCAAAATGGACAATAGAAAGGTGTACAGCTCCTACAGGGACAGAATAAGAAGTATTTCTGTACCTTACCGAAATCAAAATGGATTTCTTTCAAAAGTTAAGAGCCTTTTCAACAGCAGTATCAATGAAGGAAAACCAAGTGAAGACTCATCATTATCTTCAGAAGCCCAAACATCAAAGATTGATACTCCtttgaagaggaaaagcGAAAGTCTTGCTGTagaatcaacaactgcGAATGAAATTTTATCgtcattcttcaaagagAAGGGAGACCGAAACTTGACAGAAGTAGAATATGAAGGCGTTATGGCTCTTTTGTCCAAGTCAAGAGCCAATACTCCCGTAAAGAGACAGAGGCTAAACCAAGATTTCGGAAATGACACagaaaattcaattttgaatGAAAAAAGTTTGCCACCACGTTCTGCTGCAGTCGATATTCTGAAAGTATTTGCTACCCCTTCTGCTCAGAAGACTTTAAGAAATGTTAACGCTACAATGATCCACGACCAGTCTTCCCTTATTACAGATTATAGCCCCGTATACCACACCATTAACGAAAGTTTTGGTAACAGAAGTATTTCATCTGTCAAACGTGTCTATCAATTCTCAGGATTGCCATCGCCATAtagaacaagaataagaGCCCCCAAGTCATCATCTTTGAGATCGTCTAAATCCAAAACTTCATCAAATGATGTCCAAATGAATCTaaggaaagagaagagcATTACCAACAAGTCGATTAATACTTCAGCCATCCACAAGCCGCGCAGTGCAGCTGCAACAACGTTGCTTTCAATTCTAGATGGAAAACAGACAGATAGTGAAGATAATGTCAATCCTACGAAGGCAAACATAGGGCGCTTTTCAAATCCGTACTCGTCGCAACCGTCgataaagaagatgaataAGATCGAAACCGTCAATAATACACATAAAAACACGATCACTGCAAATGATATAAACAAAACTATATCGTATGATAAATCACAAACTttgccaacaacaataaaaCTTGATGATACTTTCCCGAAGAGTAAGACTAATTTAACCCATAGGACTGAAGCAAGAGTGGAAAATGTACAAATACCAAATAAAACAAACGGTTATCCAGCATTCAAGGCAAATGGTACTAGTACCAATAGTATCCCATCAGTTTTACCAACTGTCAAAAATGCTATACCAAAGgaaaatatcaattttAGCCtgaaaacaacaaaatcTAGCATTCCTAACTTTTCGCCAGAACCTGCTGAAAGTGAATATGAATTCCCAGAATTGACACCAATAGAAGTGGGCTTGGATGCTGCTAAAGTTATTCAGTATGAGATGCTATTCAATTTTTAATAGAATTACATATaattaatatatatacCGTTTGAGGGTAGTTTCTCAGTTCAGTAACCGATTCAGGCTTGCTAACTAAGTCTGTAAATTTTCTAAACGAGACGCGGAACGAGCTTGCGGCTTGAATGAAAAAATGATCTTAGTATTTTTTGTATTAGAACTAGTCTTGACACCAGtttttttgcaatataTACCTATATAGATACCAATGACTATGAAACTTAACTCTGTTCTCTTGATTGGAGGCTCTGGTTTCCTCGGTCTACACTTGATCGAACAATTTTACAGACATTGCCCTAACACAAAATTATATGTGTTTGACGTGCGTCCATTGCCTGACAAGTTGGCTTCCTATTTTACGTTCCCGCCAGAACAGATTGGATTTTTCAAGGGAGACTTAACTTCTGAAAAAGATGTGTCAGAGGCCATAAGCGAGTCCAAATGTGATGTTATTGTTCATTCTGCTTCACCTATGCATGGGTTAGCGCAAGAAATTTACACGAAAGTCAATGTTCAAGGTACACAGAATGTGATTGAGGTTGctaagaagttgaaagtcAAAGCTTTGGTCTATACATCATCTGCCGGTGTGATATTCAATGGTCAAGACGTCAAAAATGCCAATGAATCGTGGCCATACCCAGAAGTCCACATGGATGGATACAATGAAACAAAGGCAATCGCCGAAGCAGCAGTTATGGAAGCTAACGATAAGAACGGGTTGTTAACCGTGTGTCTCAGACCAGCCGGTATATTTGGTCCTGGGGACCGCCAATTAGTTCCTGGTCTAAGGGCAAGTGCCAAGTTGGGCCAATCGAAGTTCCAATTAGGCGataacaacaacttgtttgATTGGACATATGTGGGAAATGTTGCCGATGCTCATGTTTTGGCAGCACAGAAAGTATTGGATCCATTGTATGCAGAAAGCCTTGGTGGAGAAACCTTCTTTGTCACAAATGATGCCCCAACCTATTTCTGGACTTTGGCCAGAACTGTTTGGAAAGCTGATGGTTACATTGATAAGTATTACATTAAATTGAATAGGCCCGTTGCAATCGTCTTGGGTTATTTCTCAGAATTCTTCTCAAAGTTGGCTGGAAAGGAGCCAGGTATTACACCTTTTAGAGTGAAGGTTGTCTGCGCTCACCGTTATCACGACATCATCAAAGCGAAAACAGTTCTTGGTTACAGGCCAGCAGTGGATTTGGAACTTGGTATTCGCTACACCTTGGAATGGATGGACGAAACTTCATGATTCTGCTCTAAAATGTAAATATAAATACTACTCATATGAATTTTATTAATCAGACACTAATTAGTAACTATGTGATCAATGAGCAAGTTTATCAATTTCGAGAGGAACGGCATATTCCGTTTTGAGCCAGATGTAGATACAACGTCTAGAATTTAAGTTAGTAATCAAATCTTTAGATGAAAATAAAGCAAGTTGAACATACTAGTTGAATTGACACCTCTATTACCATTAAGGGTAGAATTTTGACTATTGCCAGTAGTTGTGGTGTTGTTTCCCAATTCGGTCGAATTGTGTTTAATGGCATGCTCCAGTTTATGTTCTCCCAcaatttttgattttggctGAGTAGGTTCAATCTCTTTAGAGTGCAATTCCTGATTAGAATTAAGTTTGGACATAATGGCATATGAATCTTTCGGCATTTGACTTCCTGAGTCGCCTTTATTTCTCGATTTGACCAAATATTTGGAATTAACCTCTTCAACACCACCGTCCCCTCCACGATAGTCCTTCTTAAATGGAAGGGCACAAGCGTTAATTTCACTTAATTCAGCACAATCTTCGTACAAGACGCTTAAGAAATTCGCTGATGGGTTGTCGGGACAGATATGATAACATTCCTGTTTTATACTCTGAAGCGCACAACACTCACAGGCAAGATCGTCCGGTTTACAATCATCTAATTTCGACAATACTTCGTTGCAGCAAGCTGATAACTTGATGAGATCATTCGGTGGGCACTTCTTGGATGGCCTAGGGTTGGGATTGACGTAGGATCCAAATTCGGATTCGTATAAGTTGCTGTTGATTGAATATTTTGCAGCAACAACCAGAGAGAATGCGGCGGCAACGCCAATCGCAGAAACAGTTGTCTGAAACTTCATAGTGCACACTTATATCTTTGAGGGATCTTTTTTGTAGGTGGAGAGAGTTGTGTTGCTGTAGTGAACTCTTATAATGTGAAATACACTAAGAATATTGCAACAATTATTGGCCCCAAATTCTTAGCGCTGAACTAAAAATAAGGTTGAATACACGCGCGAATTTGGAATCCACAGATCATCAGGCGAGGACTATTCTGCCTTAGAGCTACGTGGACAAAGAAATCAGACATTTACCAGGGCAGAGATTCACAAGGCTCCGCTTTATTTCTCTTTGGAATGATCATAGTTGCCCTGATGTATGTGTAGTAGTACAGTGAAGACTCTTGATTTTCCAAATCCAGTTGGCCCAATCTGTATTTGTATAAAGTATGATTTTGTGAAATTTAATGGTGGTCAAAATTCTTGGCTTAAACATCGAAATTGGTTGAGTGCACAATTTCGTGTCTGATAGTTACCAAATGCCAAAGCTTTTGAACCATAGAGTGAAGTTTTTCCAGAGGTATTTTGTCGCATGAAATAATCGTTGGTTGGGGCTTGCGCCAAACGGCTTTACCCCGAATGTTGTACCTGCGCGAATAAACCGTGAGATTCTCCGGTAAAAGTTCGAAGCCCTGAAATTACGCGACGAAAACTTCCAAGCCTGTACCAATGTtctattttgcaattgtttcccaaaaaaaaaagtttcGAGCCCAGaacttttcttgttgattcCACTTTGAATATACCAAGCTAAAACGGAATCGAGTCTGTTTTCGTGTACCAACTCTATTCGCCGGTGTTTTGGTGTACAGCCTCCTTTTCACCAGGAATTCTGTATGTAATCTTGGAAAGCGGCATCATTTCTACTCGTGTCATGAAGTTGTAAAATTTATAAATACCCAGCTTTGTCCAGGATGGATATAGTTGAATACATTCGAAATCTAGCCCTTCACATATTAAAAGGAGAATGAACTTCGCGATTGTTTCAATCTTTGTACTTTTCGTCTTTCAATCGGCTTTTGCTGATGACAAAACTACCCCTCCTGTGGAAGTTGTGGGTAACAAATTTTACTTTTCAAACAATGGTTCTCAATTCTTAATGAGAGGGATCGCCTACCAGCAAAACACAGCCAATtcaactgaaaatttgcTGTTCATTGATCCTCTTGCTGACGAGAAGACTTGCGAAAGAGACGTCAAGtatttcaaagaattgaacacAAATACTTTGAGAGTTTATGCTGTAAATGGGTCATTAGACCATGATGCATGTATGGATATTTTCTCAGAAGCCGGTATTTATATTATTGCTGATTTATCAGAACCAGATCTTTCAATTAATAGAAACAATCCAGAATGGAATCTTGATTTGTACAAGAGATACACAGAGGTTGTCGACATGTTTGAAAAGTATCCAAATGTGTTGGGATTTTTTGCTGGAAACGAAGTTACAAATGATAAATCCAATACTGATGCATCTGCGTTTGTTAAAGCTGCTGTTAGAGACACTAAGAAATACATCAAAGACAAACAATACAGAAATATACCTGTCGGATACTCATCAaacgatgacgaagataTTAGAGTTGCAATTGCTGATTACTTTGCCTGTGGTGATTTAGACGAGAGGGCTGACTTCTTTGGGATAAACATGTACGAATGGTGTGGAGAGTCTACTTTTAAGACTTCGGGTTACCTGGATAGAACTGACGAGTATAAGAATTTGACTATTCCTGTGTTTTTCTCAGAATACGGTTGTAATGAAAAGAGACCAAGAAAATTCACAGAAGTTGGTGCCATCTTCAGTGATGACATGACTGATGTATGGTCTGGTGGAATTGTCTACATGTACTTTGAAGAGCAAAATAAATATGGTCTTGTTTCAATTAAAGGGGATGAGGTACAAACCCTTGATGACTACAAATACTACAAAAGTGAGATTAACAACATCAGCCCCAACTATGCTAAATCATCTACTGCCTCAGTGGAAGCCACCCAAACATTTGCATGCCCGGCTTCTGCCTCAACTTGGAGAGCAGCAGTCAAATTGCCCCCAACTCCCGACGAAGACTTCTGCGAATGTATGGCTCTGACTTATGAATGTGTTATTAGAGATAATGTTCCGCAgaagaatttcaagaatttgtaCTCCGAAATTTGCGGCCAAATTGACTGTTCTCCAATTTCTGTAAATGGTAGTAAAGGTGAGTACGGAAGCGTGTCTTTTTGCTCGGACAAGGATAAGTTGTCTCACGTTTTAAATGAGTATTACCTCAGTTCAGACAGACACCTGTCGGCTTGTGACTTTAATGGTTCTGCTACCCTTGCCAAGAGTGTTGAAACAGGCAAGACATGTAGCGCCAAGGATGGATCTGTTAACTCTGCGGGCAgttccaattccaagagTTCGGATACTAGCCAATCTACTTCGACATCTACGAAAAGTTCAGGAGCCATTCAAAGTTTCCAGATTGCTTCCAAGTATGATTTGTTGGCAATATCTATATTTATGGGATGCCTCTTCAGTGGCGCAACAATATTATTCATTTAAGTGCTGTTGTATTTGGTCTATTCCGCTTGATCATTTGATATACAATATGACTATActgaagaattcttgactAAAGATAAATAAACTTCTAATATAGGTTCAAATATCACTCTATATGTACTACATGATTAATTTAATTAGCAATCATGAAGATTTCGTTAAGCGCTTTAGCATCCATGACCGACGCACGCTTTTGCTTGATCCACTTAGATCTAGCAGCAAGTCTAGTGGAGATAGGTTGTTCTTCTGAGACGCTAGGTGCAAGTTCCGAAGAATTTTTTACTTTATTTTGCATCgactccttcttctctttcttctccttcttctctttcttctctttctttactcttctttccttgTTGTCTTTCGTgacattcttttctttcttttctttcttttcttttctgttctttctttctttcttcacttccttttctttcttcttttttcttttcattgtCACATTATCATCGCCAAAGgattttctcttcttgggtATACTAACTTCTATAAGGGTAGCTGAAGTAGACATAACTTTCTGCGTCTTTGTGTCCCACGTACTTCTTAGAACTTCCCCTTTTACAAAATGCATTCCCCATTTTCCGTTTATGATcttatcttttctttgtctttcaagttcactgttgatcttttcttctttaccATTGAGTCGACCCAAAATTCGTTGAAAAACGTCAAGCCCTGCACTGTCATTGTCTATTTCATCTTTACCATTTTTCTTAGCTAACCTTGCTCCTAAACCAAGATTATCGCCCTTTATAGTAACCTTCACGTGTGAAGTCATCGCATGGTCTACAAGTCCCAAACCCTTCCCAGGCTGCCATCCCATCTTCTCTAGGTATTGATGTCCAAATCGATTCGTATCATTTGACCAATTTGTATTACGAGGATCCAACCCGAATCTTTGCTTCACCTTTGTGCCGGCTAACCCCATTGTTTTGCTAATGAAAGTACTACTCTATTCTACAACAAATCTAATACGCAAAAAATGGGATACCATCCTTTTCCATAAAGATGAGTATCCTGCATATTGTGATATTTCTTTTTATGTTCCCTAGTTCAACTAGAATCCCAAGATAGAATACCACCCAGACAGGACCCATAGTCCTTCATCTTCACCTCTTGTTACACAATTACTTTCAACAAGCCACTTTATAACTGACTCGTAATCTCTGACGCCTAAAACGGTATGTAGCTTGTAATGCAAAGCTGCATAAGGAATACCTGGCCGAAAATGTATATAGTAAAGAACTGCCAAAATGATTCTCTTCCAATTATTATCATTAATATTTCCATTAAGATCAATCCAGAAGTGTGAACAGGCCCTCCCAGTTGGTACATGTACCTTTGAGGTTCTTCCAGCTCTTATATTTTTCTTGCCATGATGCACAACTATATCACAAGAAAGTTTCTCTTTGTCTATCAATCTAGATTCATATCCATCGAATTTATACGATTTATCGATGTGTACCAAAGAAGCCACCTCATTTGAGATTAAATGAAGCAAAGAACATACTTGTCCACCAAGTATTCCTTGTGATAGAATGATACCTTTCCTTGCATGGAATATCTCAGAAAGAttatcttcaaatttggTAGCTTGATTTAGAAATTTCAGAGTGATTTTGACAGAAAGAGCATTGTAGACTCTATCAGTTAGAACGAATCTATCACTGGAGCCATCAGTTGCATAAAAGTACACTTCTTTATCCTTTATTAAAGCAGTTGAAGCTTTGTATGTGATGTCATCACCAAATTCAGAAAGTATTTTCTTAACTTGGGCTTGAGAGAAATTTTCTTCTGCAGTTGCAAACATTGCCTTTAGAATAGTTCTAATTTCATCGTTTTCCTTTCTCTCTAACTTGTACTCCCTGCGGAAAAAAGTTACTCCAGATAAAATGGATTCCTTTTGGCGCATTGAATTGTCTTCTAGTTGATCATACAAATTCAGCAGCGATTCAGAAACCTGAACTTTGCTATAGGCGGAAGaattttctttcttggtTCGAAACAAGGGCATTTTATCCTCTATGTCTAATACAGATCCATCTGAATCTTTCCATAAGTCTaaaaagaatttgaatttaaTATTCTCCAAATCTTCAGAGGACACcaaatcatcttcaattcccTTCTGGATGATGTGCTCAAATGCCTCTATTCCCTTTGCTACAGCGGCTAACCCACCGACCAGCTTTCTAACAACCGTCCACTTCTGCTTTACACTTTTCCCATCCATATCATCAAATAACGAGGCAATTGCATCAAAATCAATCGAGCCTCTCATGAATGTCTTAGAGATGACAATAGCCCTAAATAAAGTTGTAGCATCTGACTTGTCAAACTTGGAACTTGATTTATACCTTCTAGGAGATCTAGATATTGTTCCTTCGTTGATTCTTTTGTTTGGCTTTGATCTTCTACGGTGCTTCTTGGATGCAAGTTTGGGCAATGTAAcatcaatttgaattggGACCTCACTAGAGTCGAACGCATTAGTCAGATCTTTCTTCGCAGGTTTTCTTCTAGGTGGCTTTGAAAATTCATCGGCCTGTCCCAATGATTCCAATCTTCCTTCTCGTTGTCTCATTTTCCTCAAACCTGTTGACAGAAATAATGTTACTTCACTTTCTATAATTCTTCTagatttttgatttctattCTCACCAACATCGGATATGCATTGGTCTTTGGCAAGCTGAATTTGCTCAGAAGAGGGTCTATACTCTTCCTCTGTTAAAATCAAAAGCTTTCTCGTGATTTGTTGCCCTGTCTTACAAAATGCGATTGTTTCCACATCCAAGTCCTTTGAAGCTATAAGACTCGAAATGTCCCTAGCTAAGGTCTTGATATCAGTTGCAGTTGAATTTCCAAGACGCTTGTCCAATAAACGACGCAATTTTGCTGTGGTATAAGTAACTCCTCCCAACTCCTTTATTATCTCTAGCAATTCAGTTCTCCTTTTTCCCCCTTTCAATGATGAAGTAACCGACCTCTTATTATTAGTATTTCTGAGTTTTGGAAAAACAGCTTCAAAAATTGGTGCAATTGGTTTAAGACTGTCTATTGTGACACCTCCagtttgttgaatatcATCTTCAACCTCTATGGCTGCTTCATCGACaacattttcttgttcttcgtAATTGACTCTTTCACG
This Scheffersomyces stipitis CBS 6054 chromosome 3, complete sequence DNA region includes the following protein-coding sequences:
- the TFC3 gene encoding RNA polymerase III transcription factor (go_function DNA binding; transcription factor activity~go_process regulation of transcription), producing the protein MSFNSPPSELVSGILDKLSFSGQNGLTLIELWDYMTSKLQFNVLDDFQKQIIWQWLFFSNDDNTPLLLYVTRGDEPLTILPDYKAFVEYEGGENKIRILVTSDTQWRYLTGLEPSKKARVSLGEKPFELLCEIAKYGISGILSPDLCKATGQDPRSLPLRFKKLEECGFIVRKNVYDEKSRQHTSLCVHSKFSGQWHHTETSEEQTHKNAFKLRQLIVSSVKSAPNNLRSFKDLKKELKMDKTKSSGKFFGAIVEYLHKNGYVEKLMVKIPEDDQLVYSIRYVKDLPKDICDLTDYVEVFNSIDSNVDEESNFIEDKPVADNHEAQEVPHLNNFFPLSNQVLQNIVSSQDSGQTSKEIVRNLAGISGYRPFTRVLDSLASYVVDDHMLLPLKSYKDLYDDLSLVRSYDYEGKFKLYRYFTRGEFKSSDVKEHKSQKNNGIISKLSLLKLNDKNYDKLGKIPKGDLMVLRKRINTAPEVRHLKRKKIEDNTRSSRKARKRERVNYEEQENVVDEAAIEVEDDIQQTGGVTIDSLKPIAPIFEAVFPKLRNTNNKRSVTSSLKGGKRRTELLEIIKELGGVTYTTAKLRRLLDKRLGNSTATDIKTLARDISSLIASKDLDVETIAFCKTGQQITRKLLILTEEEYRPSSEQIQLAKDQCISDVGENRNQKSRRIIESEVTLFSSTGLRKMRQREGRLESLGQADEFSKPPRRKPAKKDSTNAFDSSEVPIQIDVTLPKLASKKHRRRSKPNKRINEGTISRSPRRYKSSSKFDKSDATTLFRAIVISKTFMRGSIDFDAIASLFDDMDGKSVKQKWTVVRKSVGGLAAVAKGIEAFEHIIQKGIEDDLVSSEDLENIKFKFFLDLWKDSDGSVLDIEDKMPLFRTKKENSSAYSKVQVSESSSNLYDQLEDNSMRQKESILSGVTFFRREYKLERKENDEIRTILKAMFATAEENFSQAQVKKILSEFGDDITYKASTALIKDKEVYFYATDGSSDRFVLTDRVYNALSVKITSKFLNQATKFEDNLSEIFHARKGIILSQGILGGQVCSLLHLISNEVASLVHIDKSYKFDGYESRLIDKEKLSCDIVVHHGKKNIRAGRTSKVHVPTGRACSHFWIDLNGNINDNNWKRIILAVLYYIHFRPGIPYAALHYKLHTVLGVRDYESVIKWLVESNCVTRGEDEGLWVSSGWYSILGF